The following are encoded together in the Terriglobales bacterium genome:
- a CDS encoding cytochrome c peroxidase: MKRSLFLLIVVIAVVAVAGFWFFSIREQVNEPAAAMKIAASPARPIGQPITIAVPLGLPPVPVPADNPPTAETIALGRRLYYDKQLSADGSVACASCHDPAAGFADPRPVSVGVGQKTGTRNSPTVINSAYYEVQFWDGRAPTLEKQAEGPVANPVEMAHTLAGVEQRLAKDPSYLAEFERAFGAGPITYDKIEKAIASFERTVLSGNSPFDRWYYGGDQKAVSASVKRGFEVFRRADKANCAACHTVGEKYALFTDNKFHNLGVGVFGDEQLKDVGRFEVTRQEKDKGAFKTPTLRNIAQTAPYLHDGSRKTLKEVLDFYVGGGNSNVHRDPLIKPLDHLTGQEQADLLAFLEALNGELPKDVGPPMVEAKK; this comes from the coding sequence ATGAAACGTTCGTTATTCCTGCTGATAGTCGTCATCGCCGTCGTCGCGGTCGCCGGCTTCTGGTTCTTCTCGATCCGCGAGCAAGTGAACGAACCTGCTGCCGCGATGAAGATCGCCGCCTCGCCGGCGCGGCCGATCGGGCAGCCCATCACCATCGCCGTGCCGCTGGGACTGCCGCCGGTGCCGGTGCCGGCGGACAATCCACCGACCGCCGAGACCATTGCGCTCGGCCGGCGGCTCTACTACGACAAGCAGCTCTCGGCCGACGGCTCCGTGGCGTGCGCGAGCTGCCACGATCCGGCGGCGGGTTTTGCCGACCCCAGGCCGGTGTCGGTCGGCGTCGGGCAAAAGACCGGGACGCGCAACTCGCCGACCGTGATCAATTCCGCCTACTACGAGGTGCAGTTCTGGGACGGCCGCGCGCCCACGCTCGAGAAGCAGGCGGAGGGCCCGGTTGCGAACCCGGTCGAGATGGCGCACACGCTCGCGGGCGTGGAGCAACGGCTTGCGAAGGACCCGAGCTACCTGGCGGAGTTCGAGCGCGCCTTCGGTGCCGGCCCCATCACCTACGACAAGATCGAGAAAGCCATCGCCAGCTTCGAGCGCACTGTGCTGAGCGGCAACTCGCCCTTCGACCGCTGGTACTACGGCGGCGACCAGAAGGCGGTGAGCGCGTCCGTGAAGCGCGGGTTCGAGGTCTTCCGCCGCGCCGACAAAGCGAACTGCGCGGCCTGCCACACGGTCGGCGAGAAGTACGCGCTGTTCACCGACAACAAGTTCCACAACCTGGGCGTCGGCGTGTTCGGCGACGAGCAGCTCAAGGACGTCGGGCGCTTCGAGGTCACCAGGCAGGAGAAGGACAAGGGCGCGTTCAAGACGCCCACGCTGCGCAACATCGCGCAGACGGCGCCCTACCTGCACGATGGCAGCCGCAAGACGCTGAAGGAGGTCCTCGACTTCTACGTAGGCGGCGGGAACTCCAACGTGCACCGCGACCCGCTCATCAAGCCGCTCGACCACCTGACGGGCCAGGAACAGGCCGACCTGCTGGCCTTCCTGGAGGCGCTCAATGGCGAACTGCCCAAGGACGTCGGGCCGCCCATGGTAGAGGCCAAGAAGTAG